Proteins from one Cryptomeria japonica chromosome 4, Sugi_1.0, whole genome shotgun sequence genomic window:
- the LOC131053578 gene encoding histone H2B: protein MAPKAEKKPAEKKAAEKAEERKTVGEKTPTAAAEKKPKEKAPSKAAKKSPKAAGDKKKRKKRSVETYKIYIFKVLKQVHPEVGISSKAMAIMNSFMNDIFEKLAGESSKLVKYTKKDTLSSREVQTAVKLALPGELAKHAVSEGTKAVTKFTSG, encoded by the coding sequence ATGGCTCCCAAGGCTGAGAAGAAACCAGCAGAGAAGAAGGCTGCCGAGAAGGCCGAGGAGAGGAAAACTGTGGGGGAAAAAACTCCCACTGCCGCTGCTGAGAAGAAGCCCAAGGAGAAGGCTCCTTCAAAGGCCGCCAAAAAATCTCCGAAGGCAGCCGGTgataagaagaagaggaagaagagaagcgTGGAGACCTACAAGATCTACATCTTTAAGGTGCTCAAGCAGGTTCACCCTGAGGTCGGCATTTCCAGCAAGGCGATGGCCATCATGAATTCTTTCATGAATGACATTTTTGAGAAGTTAGCAGGGGAATCTTCAAAGCTTGTAAAATACACAAAGAAGGATACTCTCTCCTCCCGGGAGGTGCAGACGGCTGTTAAATTGGCTCTTCCCGGTGAGCTTGCCAAGCACGCTGTCTCTGAGGGTACCAAGGCTGTTACGAAATTTACTTCGGGCTAA